A region of Vigna radiata var. radiata cultivar VC1973A chromosome 6, Vradiata_ver6, whole genome shotgun sequence DNA encodes the following proteins:
- the LOC106764347 gene encoding uncharacterized protein LOC106764347: protein MSQPKDHSARKVAFSWENKPGVSKVTSTPLAETLIPKEQELLAKLPPPPFTPEEATHKNHVHNFQIPLPPCAFQPPFYRTSSKRGLWVQDKDPFLAAFKECTKNQKSAKVNKKFIKDGIQSRVRKSMSFFSCTRSCTVHDTNLLRISHLDDD from the coding sequence ATGAGTCAACCAAAGGATCATTCAGCGAGAAAGGTAGCATTCTCATGGGAAAATAAGCCTGGTGTCTCCAAAGTAACAAGTACTCCTCTTGCTGAAACTCTCATCCCAAAAGAGCAAGAGCTTTTGGCCAAGCTGCCACCCCCTCCTTTTACACCAGAAGAAGCCACTCACAAAAACCATGTTCATAATTTCCAAATTCCACTTCCTCCTTGTGCTTTTCAGCCTCCTTTTTACAGAACTTCCTCCAAAAGGGGTCTCTGGGTTCAGGACAAAGACCCTTTTCTAGCAGCTTTCAAAGAGTGCACCAAGAATCAGAAAAGTGCCAAGGTGAATAAAAAGTTTATCAAAGATGGAATCCAGTCAAGGGTAAGGAAGAGCATGTCCTTTTTCTCATGTACCAGATCTTGCACTGTTCATGACACCAATTTGCTCAGGATCTCTCACCTAGATGATGATTGA